The following nucleotide sequence is from Scyliorhinus torazame isolate Kashiwa2021f chromosome 4, sScyTor2.1, whole genome shotgun sequence.
GTGCGCAAGAAGGAGGCGAAACAGAGGTGGGACGATCGGCATTGGTCCCAGAAGAAACTGGACGAGATGACGGAGAGGGACTGGAGGCTATTCCGTGAGGATTACAGCATCGCAACCAAGGGCGGGTGCATTCCCAACCCCATCCGCTCTTGGTTGGATTCGAGTCTGCCCCAACACATCCAGGAAGTCATTGACAAATGTGGCTACAAGGAACCGACTCCCATCCAGCGACAGGCCATCCCCATCGGCCTCCAGAACCGGGACATCATCGGCGTCGCCGAGACCGGAAGCGGCAAGACGGCGGGCTTCCTCATCCCACTGCTCGTCTGGATCACCACCTTGCCCAAACTCGACAGAATCGAGGAGTCGGACCAAGGCCCCTACGCCATAATCCTGGCCCCCACCCGTGAGTTGGCTCAGCAGATTGAAGAGGAGACCATCAAGTTCGGCAAACCATTAGGAATCCGCACCGTGGCTGTCATCGGCGGAATCTCGAGGGAGGATCAAGGGTTCCGTCTGCGGATGGGCTGCGAGATTGTCATCGCCACTCCCGGACGTCTGATCGACGTGCTGGAGAACCGCTACCTGGTGCTGAGCCGCTGCACCTACGTGGTGCTGGACGAGGCGGACAGGATGATCGATATGGGCTTCGAACCCGACATGCAGAGGATCCTGGAGCACATGCCCGTCACCAACCAGAAACCCGACACCGACGAGGCGGAGGACCCGGACAAGATGATGGCCAACTTCGAACTGGGCAAACACAAGTACCGGCAGACCGTTATGTTCACCGCCACAATGCCGCCCTCGGTGGAGAGACTAGCCAGGAGTTATCTGCGCCGTCCCACTGTCGTCTACATTGGCTCCGCCGGGAAGCCCCACGAACGCGTCGAACAAAGGGTCTACCTCATGTCGGAGGGGGAGAAGAGGAAGAAGCTCCTGGCCCTGCTGGAGGAAGGTTTCGATCCACCCATCATCATTTTCGTCAATCAAAAGAAAGGGTGCGACGTGCTGGCTAAATCGTTGGAGAAAATGGGGTTCAACGCCTGTACTCTACACGGCGGGAAAGGACAGGAACAGCGAGAGTTTGCTCTGTCTAACCTTAAGGCTGGTGCTAAGGACATTCTAGTGGCCACAGATGTGGCCGGACGTGGTATCGACATTCATGATGTCTCGATGGTCCTCAACTACGACATGGCAAAGAACATTGAAGATTACATTCACCGCATCGGCCGTACCGGTCGAGCCGGCAAGAGTGGCGTGGCCGTCACCTTCCTGACCAAGGAGGACTCCACCGTCTTCTACGACCTGAAGCAGGCCATCCTGGAGAGCCCCGTGTCCTCCTGCCTGCCCGAGCTCTCCAACCACCCGGACGCACAGCACGAGCCCGGGACCATCCTCACCAAGAAAAGGAGGGAGGAGACCATCTTCGcctagggagtgggggggggtccacCGGCcctgcctgggtcgccaaattcccccccccccccaccggccgtgCGTGGGTCGCCACATTCCCTGTATCCTCCCCACCGGCCCTTCCAGGGTCGCCAAATTCCCTGTATCCCCCCCACCGGCCCTGCCAGGGTCGCCAAATGCCCTCTCCCTCCACCAGCCCTGCGTGGGTCGCCACATTCCCTCCCCAGTTCTCCGATCATCCTGCGACGCTGCGCGCGGTCTCGTGCGCGCTTTCTGCCCGGCCTGCGTCTCCCTTTGGGGCCGGGTGTGGACGTGTTTTAAAGGAAATAGTCTATATTTGTGTATATTTAAGCCAAATCGCTCGCGTTCTTGTAAGGCGAAACATTAAAGAGTTGAAGGTTTGTTTTTGCAAaaaaaaagcgggactcaagaagcagccggcagcgtcaatggacacaaagctctcccgctggctgtttgattacaggaccacaccgcattccacaacgggcataccgccagctgaactcttaatgggaaggcggctgcgaacgaggctgagtctccttttcccaaatttaacggggaaagtggagaaacaacaggaggtccaacgcagggggcatgataatagtcggcagcagagacatttccaggtgggggcaccgggttgggtcaagaattatgggaatggaccaacgtgggtcaaaggcacggtagagtcccaaacagggcccatgtcATATGAAGTTtcaataggaggtaaggtgctgaagaaacaccgagaccaaataagggcagcggaaccacacctggaggcagtcgaagcaggaccgcctcaagctgggatagcccagacgggaaagatccccacaccccagccccgagcaatttctccagaccccgtcatccagtcgtcagagtcggagatggacacgttcgacgaggccgccgcgacacctctccccgaggaggaggaagtacaacttccaaggagttcgtcaaggaaaagacgggcacctataaggtacaccccacccacgtcggagaacgacccggcggacgacacagaggtgacagacccggacaggaggagcaggaagaagctcagaggaatgccagctggcaggaattcctcggacctttggtggtggggggggggggggtgtaatgacctccaattggcattattggttggccaattggagtatgagctccctcaatgatagctcattgagggggcccatataagcacctgtgtaggctttgtgaggcagtcttaagttgactggaatgctagcagccctgtttggagctgctcttgtatataagttattgcaaataaatgctggtgtggtgacggaacccctgcctcctgtggatcattACAATGGCCTACAGCCACTCctgttcctttgtgccgggtatgactccaaccagcagagagttttccccctgattcccattgactccagtttagctcgggctccttgatgtcacactcggtcaaacgctgcctcgatgtcgagggcagtcactcccacctcacctcggcattcagctctttgtccatgtttgaaccgaggctgtaatgaggtcaggagctgagtgaccctggcggaagccaaactgagcgtccgggagcaggttattgctgagtaagtgccgcactgttgatggctccttccatcactttgctgacgaaggagaggagactgagaggggggtaatcggctgggttggatttgtcctgtttctcgtgtacaggacacacctgggcaattttccacattgccgggtagatgccagtgttgtagctggactggaacagcttggctaggggtgcggcacgtTCTGGAACACAGGTctccagtactattgccgggatattgtcaggatccataacctttgcagtatccagtgccttcagctgtttcttgatatcatgtagagtggagcctccccctccagtgagttgtttagttgtccaccaccattcccggCTGGATGTGGCCGGACGGCAGGGCTtggatctgatgcgttggttgtggaatcgcttcgctctgtctgttacttgcagCTTATCCTGTTTGACACAAGTAGTCCCGTGTTGTAGCCTCACCAGGTGACACCTCCATTTTCCGGTCTGTCTGATGTTGCTCCCGGcaagctctcctgcactcttcattgaaccagggtcgatcccctggctgggtggtaatggtagagtgggggatatcccgggccatgaggttacagattgtggttgtgtacaaggctgctgctgctgatggcccacagcgcctcctggaGGCCCAGTCTTGTGTTGCTAGACCTGTTCGAAGTCTATCGcatttagctcggtggtaacgccacacaacacgatggagggtgtcctcaatgtgaagacgggactttgtctccataaggactgtgcggtggtcacttccaccgatactgtcatggacagatgcatctgcagcaggcagattggtgaggatgaggtcaagtatgttttcccctcttgttggttccctcaccacctgctgcagtcccagtctggcagctctgtcctttaggacccggccagctcggtctgtggtggtactaccgagccagtcttggtgatggacattaaagttCTCACCCAGAGTTcattctgtgtccttgccaccctcagcgcttcctccaagtggtgttcaacacgggggagtaactgattcatcagctgatggtggccggtacgtggtaatcagcaggaggtttccttgcccatgtttaacttgaagccaggagacttcatggggtcctgagtcgatgttgaggactcccagggcaactccttcccGATTGTatcccactgtgctgccacctctgctgggtctgtcctgccggtgagacaggatgtacccaggaatggtgagggtggtgcctgggacattgtctgtgaggtatgattctgtgagagtgacgatgtcaggctgttgcttgaacagtctgagagacagctctcccaactttggcacaagcccagaATGTcggcaaggccagcaattgttaTTAATGCCCATCATTAAATGCCCTCGGACCGAATGGCATTttaatttcagagtcaaccacattgctgtgggtctggagtcacgtgtaggccagaccaggtgaggacatgagtgaaccagcttTTCCCAACCatcaacaacggtttcatggtcaccatggtacttttaattccagattgaattgaaatttcaccatctgcagtcgtgggattggaacctgggaccttggtgcattACCCAGGgtgtctggattaccagtccagtgacaataccactgcacccccGCCTCCCCCAGACGTTActcaggaggactttgcagggtcagcagGCTGGGTTTGCCACTgtggtttccggtgcctgggtcgatgccgggtggtccgtccggtttcattcctcttCCGTGTTTTCGCAGCGGTTGAATACAacggagtgtctcgctcggccatttcagagtcaaccacattgctgtgggtctggagtcacgtgtaggccagaccgggtaaggacggcagatttccttccctaaaggacattcgacaATGGTTTCTATATTAATctcgaagtctgaataaagattgtagacttccagttaacacgaatactttattcagtgggtttgttctgtttccagagcttaactagatgtaatacagtcaagaggtatgaccagtgaagctaaggtaaactgcctatgctgagctgtctctggctgctgctgctcactagccctgtggacTCGCCCCTTTATACTCgtctctctgatgccctctagtgatgctgtggctgttacaccagggactgcagacagatgtatgtgcagatgtatgtacagatcactacatcccccccccttttattggacatgttttctagactggcctcaagaaaactgtacgtaacaagtggtgagaatatgcaaatctgcacactgtgaaaatgataaaagtaatacagaaacaattaactgtgttgtgagtccatcgtgagaaatgttcatattcgccttgtgcgtgtgttgaagtgtcgtcacaaatctagccggtcgggtgccttacggcttctgctggagcgtcttaacggtggtagtggggatgatggtttgatgtcatcaagagtgctgtctggcattgtgtggcgaggaacgtcctgtggacaaatggacacggtcaagtccagtgtgggaaatactggcgttgtaggtcgaatctctaacagatcccggcggttacggcgaaaaagtactctcGCAGACGATGTGACAATGTAGGAccccggtgcctcctgcctgatcaccgtggctgactcagaccatccgccttctgggtccctgattctgacgatgtcacctattgtcagtgggttgagtgggatcgcatgtcggtcgtagtatagtttttgtttggagcatagtgcccgcatgtcgttgagaaccagtgcgttgccggggtctcggaatagctttgccggtagggttgtccggatgtctctgccgaagagcatttgcgctgccgccagtcctgagctcaatggggttgctcggtacgataacagacctaggttgatgtcggaacgtgactcggctgccttgctgatgagccgtttaatgatgtggacacctttttcccctgttctatttgattgcgggtagcgattctgtgtcgcaccgttgtctgacctcgactttttcctgtgtttgtggcattgattctgtatgtcatcgttcgtgaaagctgttttgcttgtttgttctggagcagatgtgaattcgtgagattctttatcatgccatggcatgtttgcagtcttgtcattgtttcgcaatgtgctgtggcattgtccctcACGTGCACAGTTGCACCGTGTTGTACAGATCGTTGTTGTttgtgtcgtttctgtcttggttgttttcgttggcgttcttgttcttgtcgttcttgttgttctattttcgttgttttcgcttttattcttgctctTTTTTTGTCatccttgttgtttctgggatgcttcttgtttttgtcgtttctgttcttgtttctgctgtgcttcttgcggtttttgttgttttcgttgcgctcaatgagtgttccgtgtggatgattttgAGTCatggtcacagttattggtgtcagtgtcctttgtggtctctgctacattgagcgtatcttcttgagaatcgggagaatgatctgatgttgcattgatgttggtgacatcagtaatTTGTGATAGATTTGATtcctcatcatagattatcatagaatttactgtacagaaggaggccattcggcccaaggagtctgcaccggcccttggaaagagcaccctacccaaggtcaacaccgccaccctatccccataacccagtaaccccacccaacacgaagggcaattttggacactaagggacaatttatcatggccaatccacctaacctgcacatctttggactgtgggaggaaaccggagcacccggaggaaacccacgcacacacggggaggatgtgcagactccgcacggacaatgacccaagccggaatcgaacctgggaccctggagctgtgaagcaattgtgctaaccgctgtgctaccgtactgccccttacgttgcttacttggtactcctcttctagagtcatgtctggttcacttgaatcatcattgattcctcggtgctcctgttttggagtcatttcagattcatttgaatcatctgtgatctctttctgctccttttctggagtcaaaatcttccggatttctattgacgtggtctctctggactcatgggtgtccctcctctgattgttgaatgcttctgtgcagacgagctgagatctgtcagcctCGCTGTGATCTGCAATCCtggatgggaattgtgatttcttcgtcacttgtctcacatacagtgggtaaacattcagtgtcttcttctggtggctcaaaaaagcttgatagatcttcatggtcttgtacatgcatagcgtttgctatggagtgtttgcttgcttccatttttgagtctgtcaccgagctgtctgtggaggcttgcgtcgctctctttgtggaggcttgcgtcgctctctttgtggaggcttgtgtcgctctatttgtggagttcttcatcgctctctctgtggagtccttcatcgcgctctctgtggggttcttcatcgctctatttgtggagttcttcatcgctctctctgtggagtccttcatcgcgctctctgtggggttcttcatcgctctctctgtggagttcttcatcgctctctctgtggaggtcttcatcgctctctctgtggggttcttcatcgctctctctgtggagtttgtcatcgcgctctctgtggagtccttcatcgcgctctctgtggggttcttcatcgctctttctgtggagtccttcatcgctctttctgtggagtccttcatcgctctctctgtggagttcttcatcgctctctctgtggagtttgccatcgctctctctgtggagtccttcatcgctctctctgtggagtttgtcatcgctctttctgtggggttcttcatcgcgctctctgtggagtccttcatcgctctctctgtggagtttgccatcgctctctctgtggggttcttcatcgctctctctgtggagtttgtcatcgctctttctgtggggttcttcatcgcgctctctgtggagtccttcatcgctctctctgtggagtttgccatcgctctctctgtggggttcttcatcgctctctctgtggagtttgtcatcgctctttctgtggagtttgtcatcgctctctatgtggagcccttcatcgctctctctgtggagtttgtcatcgctctctctgtggggtttgtcatcgctctctctgtggagttggtcatcgctctctctgtggagtccttcatcgctctctctgtggagtttgtcatcgctctttctgtgcagtttgtcatcgctctctatgtggagcccttcatcgctctctctgtggggttcttcatcgctctctctgtggagccctacatcgctctctctgtggggttcttcatcgctctctctgtggagtttttcatcgctctctttgtggagttcttcatcgctctctttgtggagtccttcatcactctctctgtggagtttgtcatcgctctctctgtggagtttgtcatcgctctctctggggtttgtcattgctctctctggagtccttcatcgctctctctgtggagtttgtcatcgctctctctgtggggttcttcatcgctctctctgtggagcttgtcatcgctctctctgtggggtttgtcatcgctctctctgtggagtccttcatcgctctatttgtggagcccttcatcgctctctctgtggagtttgtcatcgctctctctgtggagtttgtcatcgctctatttgtggagcccttcatcgctctctctgtggagtttgtcatcgctctatttgtggagcccttcatcgctctctctgtggagtttgtcatcgctctctctgtggagtttgtcatcgctctctcagtggagtttgtcatcgctctatttgtggagcccttcatcgctctctctgtggagtcgttcatcgctctctctgtggagtcgttcatcgctctctctgtggtccttcatcgctctctctgtggagtttgtcatcgctctctctgtggagcccttcatcgctctctctgtggggtttgtcatcgctctctctgtggagccattcatcgctctctctgtggggtttgtcatcgctctctctgtggagcccttcatcgctctctctgtggagtccttcatcgctctctctgtggagcccttcatcgctctctctgtggagtccttcatcgctctctctgtggagcccttcatcgctctctctgtggagtctgtcatcgctctctctgtggagtttgtcatcgctctctctgtggagcccttcatcgctctctctgtggagcccttcatcgctctctctgtggggtttgtcatcgctctctctgtggagtttgtcatcgctctctctgtggagcccttcatcgctctctctgtggagtccttcatcgctctctctgtggggtttgtcatcgctctctctgtggagtctgtcatcgctctctctgtggagtccttcatcgctctctctgtggagcccttcatcgctctctctgtggagtctgtcatcgctctctctgtggggtttgtcatcgctctctctgtggagcccttcatcgcgctctctgtggggtttgtcatcgctctctctgtggagcccttcatcgctctctctgtggggttcttcatcgctctctctgtggggttcttcatcgctctctctgtggagtttgtcatcgctctctctgtggagtttgtcatcgctctctctgtggagttcttcatcgctctctctgtggagtccttcatcgctctctctgtggagcccttcatcgctctctctgtggggtttgtcatcgctctctctgtggagtccttcatcgctctctctgtggagtttgtcatcgctctctctgtggagcccttcatcgcgctctctgtggggtttgtcatcgctctctctgtggggtccttcatcgctctctctgtggagcccttcatcgctctctctgtggagcccttcatcgctctctctgtggagtttgtcatcgctctctctgtggggtccttcatcgctctctcagtggagtttgtcatcgctctatttgtggagcccttcatcgctctctctgtggagcccttcatcgctctctctgtggagttcttcatcgctctctctgtggagtccttcatcgctctctctgtggagtcgttcatcgctctctctgtggagtttgtcatcgctctctctgtggagtttgtcatcactctctctgtggagttcttcatcgctctctctgtggagtttgtcatcgctctctctgtggggttcttcatcgctctctctgtggagtctgtcatcgctctctctgtg
It contains:
- the ddx23 gene encoding probable ATP-dependent RNA helicase DDX23, whose amino-acid sequence is MVGETAERKRSPERASSKEREKKRSRSRSRERKRHRSRERKRSKSPDRDVDRDRHRGKDKERDRIKKERERDVHRKGRKRSSSLSPNKLKDGKLRLKREDEEEKAKNKVQPLSLEELLAKKKAAEVAESKPKFLSKAEREAEALQRRQNEVDERWRAQDDERRKQKLFQELGRKMLEGPQERERRERRERIERESQGNDEEGGRLKMREEKDKTKELQAIKERYLGGVKKRRRTRHLNDRKFVFEWDASEDMSLDYNPLYKERHHVQLLGRGFIAGIDLKQQKREQSRFYGDLMEKRRTLEEKEQEEARLRKVRKKEAKQRWDDRHWSQKKLDEMTERDWRLFREDYSIATKGGCIPNPIRSWLDSSLPQHIQEVIDKCGYKEPTPIQRQAIPIGLQNRDIIGVAETGSGKTAGFLIPLLVWITTLPKLDRIEESDQGPYAIILAPTRELAQQIEEETIKFGKPLGIRTVAVIGGISREDQGFRLRMGCEIVIATPGRLIDVLENRYLVLSRCTYVVLDEADRMIDMGFEPDMQRILEHMPVTNQKPDTDEAEDPDKMMANFELGKHKYRQTVMFTATMPPSVERLARSYLRRPTVVYIGSAGKPHERVEQRVYLMSEGEKRKKLLALLEEGFDPPIIIFVNQKKGCDVLAKSLEKMGFNACTLHGGKGQEQREFALSNLKAGAKDILVATDVAGRGIDIHDVSMVLNYDMAKNIEDYIHRIGRTGRAGKSGVAVTFLTKEDSTVFYDLKQAILESPVSSCLPELSNHPDAQHEPGTILTKKRREETIFA